Proteins from a genomic interval of Oncorhynchus clarkii lewisi isolate Uvic-CL-2024 chromosome 13, UVic_Ocla_1.0, whole genome shotgun sequence:
- the LOC139364793 gene encoding thyrotroph embryonic factor-like yields MDIPPPNILEGDDEIEKKKLCSADNGEAGVGGASGGTGGTGIGGVSASLTPAIWEKTIPYDGETFHLEYMDLDEFLQENGIPVTLEEELQKSLAQEETKGTRPPFTTSDTETVTLTLEPAEQEKEEEDGDDEDAVSGFEATEVEVSKNKKEGKSADRLTPTPIDPEDIEVDINFQPDPTDLVLSSVPGGELFNPRKHKFSDEDLKPQPMIKKAKKVFVPTEQKDDKYWSRRKKNNVAAKRSRDARRLKENQITVRASFLERENAALRLQVAELRKDCGRCKNIMSRYEAKYGPL; encoded by the exons ATGGACATTCCCCCACCTAATATTCTCGAAGGCGACGATG AAATAGAGAAGAAGAAGTTGTGCTCTGCCGATAATGGCGAGGCTGGTGTTGGGGGGGCCAGTGGTGGGACTGGAGGTACAGGCATTGGAGGGGTGTCCGCCTCCCTTACCCCTGCCATCTGGGAGAAGACCATCCCCTATGATGGGGAGACCTTCCACTTGGAGTACATGGACCTGGATGAGTTCCTGCAGGAGAATGGCATCCCAGTCACCCTAGAGGAGGAGCTGCAGAAGAGCCTGGCCCAGGAGGAAACCAAGGGGACAAGACCCCCTTTCACCACCTCTGACACAGAGACCGTCACACTCACCTTAGAGCCAGCTGAACaagagaaggaagaagaagatGGGGACGATGAAGATGCTGTGTCTGGGTTTGAAGCAACGGAGGTTGAAGTGTCTAAAAATAAAAAAG AGGGGAAGTCTGCAGACCGACTCACACCCACTCCCATCGACCCAGAGGACATTGAGGTGGACATCAACTTCCAGCCGGACCCCACAGACCTGGTGCTGTCCAGCGTGCCTGGGGGTGAGCTGTTCAACCCACGCAAACACAAGTTCTCTGACGAGGACCTCAAACCACAACCCATGATCAAGAAGGCCAAAAAGGTCTTTGTGCCCACTGAGCAGAAG GATGATAAATACTGGTCGAGGAGGAAGAAGAACAACGTGGCAGCCAAACGTTCACGTGACGCCCGGCGGCTGAAGGAGAACCAAATCACAGTGCGCGCGTCGTTTCTGGAGAGGGAAAATGCGGCATTGCGGCTACAAGTGGCTGAGTTGCGAAAGGACTGTGGTCGCTGCAAGAACATTATGTCCCGATATGAAGCCAAATACGGACCATTGTAA